The proteins below are encoded in one region of Ostrea edulis chromosome 3, xbOstEdul1.1, whole genome shotgun sequence:
- the LOC125667802 gene encoding uncharacterized protein LOC125667802, giving the protein MFGKNCFTDNNEESQSEGEEDTACNGYNDLQSLKQNTTTACSCGKNCLKNIGVEEIQNSILTTKELTRDEKDMFIMGRLMCTGFGSNTQRGKERKRKKYAYYFQNQEICKGSFLFAYGVGSKYVKNLVSHMNENGHVPRTHKNKNRRPSNAFHFDDLKNAIDYIQNYAEEFGLPQPTVKNKSIPITYLPSSGSKTTLHSLYSTSCDELGKRKVGLTTFKLLWKDCCPHIKYMTPRSDICPICEDCRARISTAVGLVEKQEDLRIFTEHLSKVEMERQVYNDAVKKARDEFSTVARPAGLLPPCSTNLQHVHYTFDFSQALSIPHHARQEGPLYFLTPRKVQLFGVALEGCYQQVNYIVDEDQGMGENGAGVKGSNGVISMLHHCLTTFGSGEKECIIHCDNCAGENKNRYVLGYLSWRTLLGLHKDITLSTQVPYHGRCLVDAGFANIKRLYHRTDVDSLSGLVDVINRSAKSNRSVTYLNDAGEHNWEWFDWKTFISQYFGPVRGIRKMHHFRFSSSFPGKMYVRERADQVETEIVLLKSAVTPEDLTANTVMPDIVPPGGISAERQKYLYRMVRPFVRDPYKELTCPNREE; this is encoded by the exons ATGTTTGGAAAAAACTGTTTCACCGACAACAACGAAGAAAGTCAAAGTGAAGGTGAGGAGGACACTGCTTGTAATGGATACAACGATCTTCAAAGTTTAAAGCAGAACACTACTACAGCCTGTTCTTGTGGTAAAAACTGTTTGAAAAATATCGGTGTAGAAGAGATACAGAACTCAATATTGACCACAAAGGAACTCACTAGGGATGAAAAGGACATGTTTATAATGGGAAGACTGATGTGTACTGGATTTGGTAGCAATACCCAACGTGGGAAAGAGAGGAAAAGGAAGAAATACGCATACTATTTCCAAAATCAAGAAATTTGTAAAGGTTCCTTTCTTTTCGCCTACGGAGTTGGATCAAAGTATGTGAAAAATCTAGTTTcccacatgaatgaaaatggacATGTTCCACGgacacacaaaaacaagaacaGACGCCCATCAAATGCTTTCCATTTCGATGATCTTAAGAACGCAATCGACTACATCCAGAATTACGCTGAAGAATTTGGACTTCCACAGCCAACGGTGAAAAACAAAAGTATCCCCATCACATATTTACCTTCATCGGGCAGCAAAACTACACTCCATTCTTTGTATTCTACATCATGTGACGAGTTGGGTAAAAGAAAAGTGGGACTCACAACCTTCAAACTTCTGTGGAAAGACTGTTGTCCTCATATTAAATATATGACACCCCGATCTGACATATGCCCTATATGTGAGGATTGTAGAGCAAGAATTTCAACGGCGGTTGGGTTAGTTGAGAAGCAAGAGGACCTGCGCATTTTCACAGAACACTTGTCAAAGGTTGAGATGGAACGACAG GTATATAATGATGCAGTGAAGAAAGCAAGAGATGAATTTAGTACAGTCGCAAGACCAGCGGGATTACTTCCTCCATGCTCAACAAATCTTCAACATGTCCACTACACCTTCGACTTTTCTCAAGCGCTTTCCATTCCACATCATGCCAGACAGGAGGGACCACTTTATTTCTTGACACCAAGAAAGGTGCAGCTTTTTGGAGTTGCCTTAGAGGGATGTTACCAGCAGGTGAATTATATAGTTGATGAAGACCAGGGAATGGGAGAAAACGGGGCTGGCGTCAAAGGTTCAAACGGTGTGATTTCTATGCTACATCACTGCCTTACAACATTTGGATCTGGAGAAAAAGAATGCATTATCCATTGTGATAATTGTGCAG GTGAGAATAAAAACAGATACGTACTGGGGTATCTGTCGTGGCGGACACTGTTAGGCCTACACAAGGATATTACCCTTTCAACGCAGGTGCCCTATCATGGACGTTGTCTGGTGGATGCTGGATTTGCCAACATCAAGCGTTTGTACCACAGGACTGATGTTGATAGTTTATCCGGTTTAGTGGATGTCATAAACAGAAGTGCCAAGTCAAACAGATCGGTGACATATCTAAATGATGCGGGGGAACACAATTGGGAATGGTTTGATTGGAAGACATTTATATCCCAGTACTTTGGCCCAGTAAGAGGCATACGGAAAATGCACCATTTTAGATTTTCTTCGTCATTTCCTG GAAAGATGTACGTCAGAGAAAGGGCTGATCAGGTAGAGACCGAAATTGTATTATTAAAGTCTGCTGTTACACCTGAAGACCTGACAGCTAATACCGTGATGCCGGATATTGTACCACCAGGAGGGATTTCTGCAGAGAGACAGAAATACCTCTATCGTATGGTCAGACCATTTGTCAGGGATCCTTATAAAGAGCTGACTTGTCCGAATCGCGAGGAATAA